In Acidobacteriota bacterium, a single window of DNA contains:
- a CDS encoding DUF2489 domain-containing protein, whose amino-acid sequence MANPPKSVSYLKKLVSAARAIVTYQVGLPVGCIRVSRVLSWLRPYKELSYPVFDEYLQELRTLPISSERLEWNRDALREADKKLEVVSRRFRDKLFEACYEIIDLYGMQSGGATSTKLEPMSR is encoded by the coding sequence ATGGCTAATCCACCAAAATCAGTATCATACCTGAAGAAGCTAGTTAGCGCGGCGCGAGCGATTGTCACTTATCAGGTCGGTTTGCCGGTCGGTTGTATCCGTGTTTCGCGCGTTCTCTCTTGGTTGCGTCCGTACAAAGAGTTGTCCTATCCCGTGTTCGATGAGTATCTGCAAGAATTGAGGACGTTGCCCATTAGTTCCGAGCGGCTCGAGTGGAATCGCGACGCATTGCGAGAAGCCGACAAGAAATTAGAGGTAGTCAGCAGGAGATTCCGCGACAAACTTTTCGAGGCGTGCTACGAGATTATTGATTTATACGGTATGCAGAGTGGCGGCGCGACTTCAACCAAGCTGGAGCCGATGTCGAGATAA
- a CDS encoding cytochrome C oxidase Cbb3: protein MKYLPILPAVMLVALVLPVQAASSQSGGAAIFQKKCSTCHRISAIAPSREALSQLSRSYILRSLETGRMKSVGKQLTRSERVAVAEFLSTAETAAQISHAGYCSVKRKPALDDPGWIAWGIDPENSRFAPGAIAGITRAKVPELKLKWAFGFPGASAAYGQPTIFGGRVYAGSEDGTVYSLDARTGCVYWTFKAPTTVKTAVSPGFGGRLVYFGDVSGEVYAVNSTTGKLLWKTHADPHPEARITGSPVFFNSRLYVPVSSGEEGAAIDPKYPCCSFRGSVVALDANTGKQIWKSYTIPEVPHLTGQKNSAGTPNWGPSGAAIWSPPTIDAKMRQIYVATGNSYSDPSTPYTDAVVAFRMSDGQMLWHQQLTPNDRWNIACVAPGKENCPDKPGNDFDFGSPPILMTLQNGRRALVAGQKSGVVYALDPDRKGEIIWESRIGKGGPLGGIEWGGAASRDSVYFPLSDWDPNNPGAGGGMFALEASTGRLIWHSPATTPACLKDVGCSAAQSAPPTLVPGVVFSGSEDGHLRAYDTRDGSILWDFNALQTYQTVNGIEAHGGSMNATGPAIVDGMLYVEAGYTNNIAGNVLLAFSVDGK from the coding sequence ATGAAATACTTGCCAATCCTCCCTGCGGTTATGCTGGTTGCTCTTGTCCTGCCAGTCCAGGCGGCCTCCAGCCAATCTGGTGGAGCTGCAATCTTTCAAAAAAAATGCTCAACTTGCCATCGCATCAGCGCGATTGCACCATCCAGAGAAGCTCTCAGCCAGCTCTCACGCAGCTACATTCTGCGGTCCCTCGAAACTGGCAGGATGAAGTCCGTGGGCAAGCAGCTTACCAGGAGTGAACGGGTTGCCGTGGCAGAGTTTCTTTCAACCGCCGAGACCGCCGCGCAGATATCGCACGCGGGTTATTGCTCGGTAAAACGCAAACCAGCGCTGGACGACCCTGGCTGGATCGCATGGGGGATAGATCCTGAAAACAGCCGGTTCGCGCCAGGGGCCATTGCCGGGATCACACGGGCCAAGGTCCCTGAGCTCAAGCTGAAGTGGGCTTTTGGGTTTCCCGGTGCTTCCGCTGCATACGGCCAGCCCACGATTTTCGGTGGAAGGGTATACGCAGGCAGCGAAGACGGTACGGTCTATTCGTTGGATGCAAGAACAGGCTGCGTCTACTGGACGTTCAAAGCCCCAACCACCGTAAAGACTGCCGTGTCGCCCGGATTTGGCGGGCGATTGGTCTATTTTGGAGACGTCAGCGGCGAGGTATATGCCGTGAATTCCACAACTGGAAAACTGCTGTGGAAAACCCATGCCGACCCACATCCCGAAGCCCGAATTACTGGTTCGCCAGTCTTTTTTAATAGCCGCCTTTATGTTCCTGTTTCTTCCGGCGAAGAAGGCGCAGCAATTGATCCGAAATACCCCTGCTGCTCCTTCCGTGGGAGCGTTGTGGCGCTGGACGCCAATACGGGCAAACAGATCTGGAAATCCTACACAATCCCGGAGGTTCCTCATTTAACCGGACAAAAGAATTCCGCTGGAACGCCAAATTGGGGCCCATCCGGGGCTGCCATCTGGTCGCCCCCCACGATTGATGCCAAAATGCGGCAAATCTACGTTGCAACGGGAAACAGTTATTCTGACCCTTCGACACCCTATACGGATGCAGTTGTCGCCTTTCGCATGAGCGACGGTCAAATGCTATGGCATCAGCAACTTACGCCGAATGATCGTTGGAACATAGCCTGCGTGGCGCCGGGCAAAGAAAACTGTCCCGATAAGCCCGGAAACGATTTTGACTTTGGATCGCCTCCTATCCTGATGACGCTGCAAAACGGGCGGCGTGCACTCGTAGCAGGACAGAAATCGGGAGTGGTTTACGCACTCGACCCCGACCGGAAAGGGGAAATCATCTGGGAATCACGAATTGGCAAGGGCGGCCCACTGGGAGGAATCGAGTGGGGTGGCGCAGCAAGCAGAGACTCCGTTTATTTTCCACTCTCAGACTGGGACCCAAACAACCCGGGAGCTGGAGGAGGCATGTTCGCCCTCGAAGCTTCCACGGGGAGGCTGATCTGGCACTCACCGGCAACCACACCAGCATGCCTGAAAGATGTGGGTTGCAGCGCAGCACAGAGCGCGCCGCCAACCCTGGTCCCGGGAGTCGTCTTCTCCGGCTCTGAGGACGGGCACCTTCGAGCGTATGACACGAGAGACGGGAGTATTCTTTGGGATTTCAACGCTCTGCAAACCTACCAGACTGTGAACGGAATTGAGGCGCATGGAGGCTCGATGAATGCAACCGGCCCCGCCATCGTCGATGGAATGCTCTACGTTGAAGCCGGGTACACAAACAACATCGCCGGGAACGTGCTCCTGGCCTTCTCCGTGGACGGCAAGTGA
- a CDS encoding HAD-IB family hydrolase: MSPNQLLAFYDFDGTLTSGNIVRRYAYFTLRQPSRPRAVLKFSKLLLSIPFWLALESRSRRRFNEVFFREYRGMREQVLRAQSRQIFDEKILPSIYPDAQALIEEDRRQGYLPVLVSGELDVALNEVIRYLGFQSVISNCLVFRDGIATGEVEAPLIAEKEKVRAMERLCREHGTEMKQCKAYSDSFSDLPMLEAVGVPAAVNPDRRLRRAALERGWTILDLKRGSDVKRRREPSPGGAAGV; this comes from the coding sequence ATGAGCCCAAACCAACTCCTGGCTTTTTACGACTTCGACGGAACTTTGACTTCAGGCAATATCGTCCGGAGATACGCATATTTCACCCTGCGCCAGCCGTCGAGGCCGCGGGCGGTTTTGAAATTCTCAAAGCTGCTGCTGAGCATCCCATTCTGGCTGGCCCTGGAGTCAAGATCGAGGCGGCGCTTCAACGAGGTGTTCTTTCGCGAATATCGCGGGATGCGCGAGCAGGTGCTGCGGGCCCAGTCGCGGCAGATCTTTGATGAAAAGATTCTGCCGTCCATTTATCCTGACGCGCAGGCCCTGATTGAAGAAGACCGCAGGCAGGGATATCTGCCTGTGCTGGTGTCCGGCGAACTGGATGTTGCTCTGAATGAAGTAATCCGGTACCTTGGTTTTCAATCTGTGATCTCGAACTGCCTGGTTTTCCGCGATGGGATCGCAACGGGAGAAGTGGAAGCTCCGCTGATCGCCGAAAAAGAAAAAGTCCGTGCCATGGAAAGGCTTTGCCGCGAGCACGGCACGGAAATGAAACAGTGCAAGGCTTACTCGGACAGTTTTTCGGACCTACCCATGCTTGAAGCTGTGGGCGTTCCGGCCGCTGTCAATCCTGACCGCAGGCTCAGGCGTGCGGCCTTGGAGCGCGGCTGGACCATTCTGGACTTGAAAAGAGGCTCAGATGTCAAACGACGCCGGGAACCATCACCCGGCGGGGCCGCCGGCGTTTGA
- a CDS encoding glycerol-3-phosphate acyltransferase, with translation MPASTLGIIIRFVVCFLLGSIPFAVLAMMGSGVDIRSVGSGNPGFNNVLRVNKLRAVLTLAGDLGKGYFAVWLASHGAHGVALGWLFGFGAILGHCFSPFLKFNGGKGIATSAGVMLKLYPFWAGVALAFFVVARLAFSRLKWPEAGATSSMCTWALFVILMLAFVSPQDAFYAALLTLFLGWRHKKNFQNLLSRRSAA, from the coding sequence ATGCCGGCAAGTACACTGGGAATCATCATCCGTTTCGTTGTCTGCTTTCTGTTGGGGTCCATACCCTTTGCAGTCCTGGCCATGATGGGTAGCGGCGTTGACATCCGCTCTGTGGGGTCCGGAAACCCCGGATTTAACAACGTCCTGCGCGTGAACAAGTTGCGCGCAGTGTTGACACTTGCCGGAGATCTGGGAAAGGGGTATTTTGCCGTGTGGCTGGCCAGCCATGGGGCGCACGGAGTGGCGCTAGGCTGGCTTTTCGGTTTCGGAGCAATTCTGGGACATTGTTTCTCGCCTTTTTTGAAATTTAACGGAGGCAAGGGAATCGCGACTTCCGCAGGCGTAATGTTGAAACTTTATCCCTTTTGGGCCGGAGTGGCGCTGGCGTTTTTTGTGGTGGCGCGATTGGCTTTCAGCCGCCTGAAATGGCCAGAAGCAGGCGCAACATCTTCCATGTGCACCTGGGCGCTGTTTGTTATTCTGATGCTCGCCTTCGTCAGCCCGCAGGATGCATTCTACGCCGCATTACTGACGCTCTTTCTCGGCTGGAGGCACAAGAAGAATTTCCAGAACCTCCTCTCGCGGCGCAGTGCGGCATAG
- a CDS encoding CDP-alcohol phosphatidyltransferase family protein, whose product MITRKIGDVCWYAYDAIIRSFSKIGINPNFLTFIGFTINLVAAYLFAYGYFRWAGVTIILGGVFDLTDGPVARRTRRVTPFGGFFDSVLDRYSDLFLLTGLLVYYGRVNRFVYVVVVALAMIGSVMTSYSRARAENLIPSCKVGFLERPERVVLIIIGALFDRMAPVLWVIVFFSNLTVLHRVIHTYQEAKRMETETNAAPPHPADELSRNSVTPVAQS is encoded by the coding sequence ATGATTACCCGGAAAATTGGCGACGTTTGCTGGTATGCGTATGACGCCATCATACGCTCATTCTCAAAGATTGGGATAAATCCAAATTTTCTGACGTTTATCGGCTTTACCATCAATCTGGTTGCCGCTTATCTGTTTGCATACGGGTATTTCCGCTGGGCGGGCGTGACGATCATCCTGGGCGGGGTATTTGACCTGACCGATGGCCCGGTAGCTCGCCGGACGCGCCGGGTGACGCCATTTGGGGGCTTTTTTGATTCGGTGCTGGACCGCTATTCCGACCTGTTTCTCCTGACCGGCCTGCTGGTCTATTACGGCCGAGTTAACCGCTTTGTGTACGTCGTGGTGGTGGCGCTGGCAATGATCGGCTCGGTGATGACCAGCTATTCGAGAGCGCGGGCGGAGAACCTGATTCCTTCTTGCAAGGTGGGATTCCTTGAGCGGCCAGAGCGCGTCGTGCTGATCATTATTGGCGCGCTATTTGACCGCATGGCACCGGTGCTGTGGGTGATTGTATTCTTTTCGAACCTGACGGTGCTCCACCGCGTGATCCACACCTACCAGGAGGCGAAGCGTATGGAAACCGAAACCAACGCCGCGCCGCCGCATCCGGCCGATGAGCTTTCAAGGAACTCTGTCACACCCGTAGCCCAGTCTTGA
- a CDS encoding NAD-dependent epimerase/dehydratase family protein — translation MATKTILVTGATGFLGKHLVEILKPQQKSPRLRVFCRGLSPWEQDPAVEVVHGDILSRQQVEQAAKGVSQIYHLAGVVSRDSKDQDLLYETHIEGTRNVCEAALKHKVSKIVVVSSSGTIAVGTTPTVYDETSGYKNEVVGEWPYYLSKIFAEKLALDYHARAGLKAVVVNPSLLLGMGDERNSSTRDVALFLQGEIKAIPKGGLNFVDVRDVAQGLTSAMDKGRPGERYLMGNVNWTFRQLIEKVAEISGKAPPSMEPPFEVSLWGARAMRVVYPLLGKKIELDDASVKMSACYWYCDSTKARNELGFQTREPDETLKDTVEDVHLRLYRSGQLPPVV, via the coding sequence ATGGCAACGAAGACCATTCTTGTTACCGGAGCGACAGGCTTTCTGGGAAAGCACCTGGTGGAGATTCTGAAGCCCCAACAAAAGTCCCCTCGTCTGCGCGTGTTTTGCCGCGGGCTGTCTCCCTGGGAGCAGGACCCGGCGGTGGAAGTGGTCCACGGCGACATCTTAAGCCGCCAACAGGTGGAACAAGCAGCCAAAGGTGTTTCGCAGATCTATCACCTCGCGGGGGTCGTCTCGCGCGACTCGAAGGACCAGGACCTCCTCTACGAGACGCATATCGAAGGCACTCGCAACGTCTGCGAGGCCGCCCTGAAACACAAGGTGAGCAAGATAGTCGTGGTATCCAGTTCCGGCACCATCGCGGTTGGAACAACCCCCACAGTTTATGATGAAACATCAGGATACAAGAATGAGGTGGTTGGAGAGTGGCCCTACTATTTGAGCAAGATTTTTGCGGAAAAACTGGCGCTCGACTATCACGCCCGCGCCGGATTGAAGGCGGTAGTCGTCAACCCCAGCCTGCTTCTTGGCATGGGTGATGAACGCAATTCCTCCACGCGCGATGTGGCGCTTTTCCTCCAGGGAGAGATCAAGGCGATTCCCAAAGGCGGGCTGAATTTTGTGGATGTCCGCGATGTTGCCCAGGGGTTGACATCGGCCATGGATAAGGGAAGGCCCGGCGAGCGGTATCTGATGGGCAATGTCAACTGGACGTTCCGTCAGTTGATTGAAAAGGTAGCGGAAATCTCCGGCAAAGCGCCCCCATCGATGGAGCCGCCTTTTGAGGTTTCTCTGTGGGGAGCGCGGGCCATGCGGGTGGTTTATCCGCTGCTTGGAAAGAAAATCGAGCTGGACGACGCCTCGGTCAAAATGTCAGCCTGCTATTGGTATTGCGATTCCACTAAGGCCCGCAACGAGCTTGGCTTCCAGACGCGCGAGCCCGATGAAACGCTCAAGGACACCGTCGAGGACGTTCACCTGCGGCTGTATCGAAGCGGTCAGCTCCCACCTGTCGTATGA
- a CDS encoding DUF2088 domain-containing protein — translation MSNDAGNHHPAGPPAFEFGDPTPNAVGRNAILSHEGCVVQLEGRSADRLMWYGEDLLSVRMPAGTRVLYPNPTIAGLKDRDAAIRYAIDHPEQMEPLSALLRPGMKVTIAIDDISLPLPKMKRPDVRESVLAIVLKLLAEKGVEDVHIIVATSYHRRMTAAEIRHAVGNQVFSKFHPDRLYNHDGDAPGGMVDLGTTEIGERVRINRRAAESDLLIYANINLVPMDGGSKSVSVGLCDYATLQAHHTPQTILASNSYFDHTQSAMNHSCDRIMEVVNRHLKVFHIETVLNNRMFEPAMAFFTKNEDRWTGVDRFMFETTRKGLGLLPRAARRKVLFAIPAPYQMIAVHAGATLPTHAKTLAYCYAQYCTPLEGQSDVVVYGIPFISPYNVNSILNPLLVQVMALGYFHNMYRGMPVVKKNGVLIITHPLYNEFDPLHHPSYIEFFNRILPETRDSMELQRKYEQQFAHDPDYIRMYRTGHAYHGVHPFYMWYWGENGRAHTGKVIVVGAESARAARIMGWETAQNMKAALEMAQSHVGHKPSITMMHFAPILMADVQGTPESI, via the coding sequence ATGTCAAACGACGCCGGGAACCATCACCCGGCGGGGCCGCCGGCGTTTGAGTTCGGCGATCCCACACCCAACGCGGTAGGACGCAACGCAATCCTTTCACACGAGGGCTGCGTCGTGCAACTCGAGGGCCGCTCGGCGGACCGGCTGATGTGGTACGGCGAGGACCTTCTCTCCGTCAGGATGCCGGCGGGCACACGGGTCCTCTATCCCAATCCCACCATTGCCGGCCTCAAGGACCGCGACGCTGCCATCCGATACGCCATCGACCACCCCGAACAAATGGAGCCTCTCTCGGCACTGCTTCGGCCAGGGATGAAAGTGACCATCGCCATCGACGACATTTCCCTGCCCCTCCCGAAGATGAAACGGCCGGACGTCCGCGAATCTGTCCTGGCGATTGTGCTGAAACTGCTGGCCGAAAAGGGTGTTGAAGACGTTCACATCATCGTGGCAACATCCTACCATCGGCGCATGACCGCGGCAGAAATCCGGCATGCGGTCGGCAACCAGGTCTTTTCAAAATTCCACCCCGACCGCCTCTACAACCACGACGGCGATGCTCCTGGCGGCATGGTAGACCTGGGGACCACCGAAATCGGCGAAAGGGTCCGCATCAACCGGAGGGCGGCAGAATCCGACTTGCTGATTTACGCCAACATCAACCTGGTCCCCATGGATGGAGGAAGCAAGTCCGTGAGCGTGGGATTGTGCGATTACGCCACCCTACAGGCGCACCACACCCCACAGACCATCCTGGCCAGCAATTCCTACTTTGACCACACGCAGTCTGCCATGAACCACTCCTGCGACCGCATCATGGAAGTGGTCAACCGGCACCTGAAGGTTTTTCACATTGAGACGGTGCTGAACAATCGCATGTTTGAGCCTGCCATGGCGTTTTTCACGAAGAACGAAGACCGCTGGACGGGTGTCGACCGTTTCATGTTTGAAACCACGCGCAAGGGCCTGGGCCTGCTCCCCCGGGCTGCCAGGAGGAAAGTCCTGTTTGCAATTCCGGCGCCCTATCAGATGATCGCGGTCCATGCCGGCGCCACGCTGCCCACTCATGCCAAAACACTGGCCTATTGCTATGCGCAGTATTGCACGCCGCTTGAAGGCCAGTCGGACGTGGTGGTTTACGGCATTCCTTTCATATCACCCTACAACGTAAACTCGATTCTGAATCCCCTGCTGGTGCAGGTGATGGCGCTCGGTTATTTCCACAACATGTACCGTGGCATGCCTGTTGTAAAGAAGAACGGCGTGCTGATCATCACCCATCCGCTTTATAATGAATTCGATCCGTTGCACCATCCTTCTTACATCGAGTTCTTTAACCGGATTTTGCCGGAAACGCGCGATTCGATGGAATTACAGCGGAAATATGAACAGCAGTTTGCCCATGACCCCGACTACATCCGAATGTACCGCACCGGCCACGCCTACCATGGCGTACACCCGTTTTACATGTGGTATTGGGGAGAAAACGGACGCGCGCACACAGGCAAGGTAATCGTGGTGGGAGCGGAATCGGCTCGGGCAGCCAGAATCATGGGGTGGGAAACCGCCCAGAACATGAAAGCGGCCCTCGAAATGGCCCAGAGCCACGTGGGCCACAAGCCTAGCATCACCATGATGCACTTTGCGCCCATCCTGATGGCGGATGTGCAGGGAACGCCCGAGAGCATTTGA
- a CDS encoding aldehyde dehydrogenase family protein yields MPMGIPTIEKQAFPMLIGSDWIQTHQARIISLPYDGTPVAEVYDADAATVDRAVVAAQKGATAMAGLTLYERAELLQRMQDLLKRDAEEFSRLVALETGKTIREARGEVDRAQQTLAASANAARSLHGGVVPMEAAPTGKGRWAMTVREPLGVIAAITPFNFPLNLALHKIGPALAAGNSVVHKPSENTPLAALRLARLAIEAGVPGGAYNVVTGPGEETGRQIVNDARIAMITFTGSAEVGREIRAAAGLRRVTLEMGSNSSVILEPDCDLDMAVPRCVAGGYAMAGQVCISVQNIFVHNSIAEDFTARFVGGVRSLKIGHPLEESTDMASLISEAAAVRVESWIREAVARGARLLTGGTRHGTIIEPAVLTDVAPDDPVCCKEVFGPVVVLHRYTRLADAIDAVNASKYGLQAGICTRDIGKAFDAARKLRVGGVIVNDVPAFRVDLMPYGGTKMSGVGREGPRYAVEEMTELKLICWRG; encoded by the coding sequence ATGCCCATGGGAATACCAACCATCGAAAAACAAGCTTTTCCAATGCTGATTGGCAGCGACTGGATCCAAACGCACCAAGCGCGCATTATAAGCCTTCCCTATGATGGTACGCCTGTTGCGGAAGTATATGACGCCGATGCCGCCACTGTCGATCGGGCCGTCGTGGCGGCGCAGAAAGGCGCCACTGCGATGGCTGGGCTTACCCTGTATGAGCGGGCGGAGCTGCTTCAGCGCATGCAGGACCTTCTGAAACGCGATGCGGAAGAGTTCTCGCGGCTGGTTGCCCTTGAAACCGGCAAGACCATTCGAGAGGCACGCGGCGAAGTGGATCGAGCGCAGCAGACGCTTGCGGCTTCAGCAAATGCGGCGCGCAGCCTTCATGGCGGGGTGGTCCCAATGGAAGCAGCCCCCACCGGAAAGGGCCGCTGGGCGATGACAGTGCGCGAGCCACTCGGTGTAATCGCTGCTATCACCCCGTTCAATTTTCCCCTGAACCTCGCGCTCCACAAGATCGGGCCGGCGCTCGCGGCCGGGAACAGCGTAGTCCACAAACCTTCAGAAAACACGCCGCTCGCCGCTCTGCGTCTGGCGCGCCTGGCCATCGAGGCTGGCGTGCCTGGGGGAGCTTACAATGTGGTGACGGGCCCGGGTGAAGAGACTGGCAGGCAGATCGTCAACGATGCGCGCATCGCCATGATCACTTTTACGGGCAGCGCCGAGGTAGGCCGCGAAATCCGTGCTGCGGCAGGGCTGCGGCGGGTGACGCTTGAAATGGGCTCAAACTCTTCCGTCATTCTTGAACCGGATTGCGATCTCGATATGGCGGTTCCACGCTGCGTTGCAGGCGGTTACGCGATGGCGGGCCAGGTCTGCATTTCCGTCCAGAACATCTTCGTGCACAACTCCATTGCCGAAGATTTTACCGCACGCTTTGTGGGCGGAGTGCGCTCGCTCAAGATCGGCCACCCGCTCGAGGAAAGCACGGACATGGCTTCGCTGATTAGCGAGGCGGCGGCTGTGCGGGTGGAGAGCTGGATCCGGGAGGCCGTTGCTCGCGGTGCACGGCTCCTGACCGGCGGAACTCGCCATGGGACAATCATCGAACCGGCCGTGTTGACCGACGTCGCGCCAGATGACCCTGTCTGCTGCAAAGAAGTGTTCGGGCCGGTAGTGGTTCTCCATCGTTACACGAGGCTTGCAGACGCGATTGACGCCGTCAACGCCAGCAAGTATGGCCTGCAGGCAGGCATCTGCACGCGCGATATTGGCAAGGCTTTCGACGCGGCCAGGAAGCTTCGAGTAGGCGGAGTGATAGTGAACGACGTCCCCGCCTTCCGCGTTGACCTGATGCCGTACGGCGGCACCAAAATGAGCGGCGTGGGGCGCGAAGGCCCGCGATATGCCGTCGAGGAAATGACCGAGTTGAAATTGATCTGCTGGCGGGGGTGA
- a CDS encoding NAD-dependent epimerase/dehydratase family protein — protein MAQQPQLTDAGQLFRENEILLTGGNGFLGKVILAMLLERYPDVKHIHVLLRPARGFSAVERFNTEVMDSPAMAPLLGTRSETFVRERVSIWPAELSQPDCGLDERALHEIVARVKLIINCAGKVEFFPPVDASLQANVDGVENSIALARRAGARLLHVSTCFVSGEANGLIEETEPILGFYPHRKGAGDNAFNALTELAYCREQVRLITESEGPEETQGPQVRSKEITQKLVALGRRRAEHWGWVNTYTYSKSLGEQLIAREKKLDWSIVRPAIVESALRFPFPGWIEGGRTAAPLVLMAMGGLKHWPVRRNTPLEVVPVDLVAAAILAVGALLLDGRADSVYQLGTADVNPIKLGPLVNLLREEARKRAGRNGTGRLSIGIAASRGRAKFISIEHARARRQKLEKRIRRAQAMLDRMHSAVKRAGLPGKESLAGWQSTLRTLGLQVRFREQTLDQYLPFILHNRYVFESENIRTAYQRLSEKDRLLLPWDPEQIHWKNYWIHHQIAGIEKWIQPEAVKEWSFKI, from the coding sequence ATGGCACAACAACCACAATTGACGGACGCTGGACAATTATTCCGGGAAAACGAAATCCTATTGACCGGAGGAAACGGCTTCCTGGGCAAAGTGATCCTGGCGATGCTGCTGGAACGCTATCCTGACGTAAAGCACATCCACGTGTTGCTGCGGCCGGCCCGGGGCTTTTCCGCGGTGGAACGCTTCAACACAGAGGTTATGGATTCGCCCGCAATGGCGCCTCTGCTCGGGACGCGCAGCGAGACCTTTGTCCGGGAAAGAGTCAGTATCTGGCCCGCCGAACTCAGCCAGCCCGATTGCGGGCTCGACGAGCGGGCGCTCCATGAAATCGTAGCGCGGGTGAAGCTCATCATTAATTGCGCCGGCAAAGTGGAGTTCTTCCCTCCCGTCGATGCTTCGTTGCAGGCAAATGTTGACGGCGTGGAGAATTCCATCGCACTCGCCAGGCGCGCAGGTGCGCGACTGTTGCACGTTTCCACTTGCTTTGTCTCAGGCGAGGCCAACGGCCTGATCGAAGAAACGGAGCCCATCCTCGGCTTCTATCCGCACCGCAAGGGCGCAGGGGACAACGCGTTCAACGCCCTTACTGAGCTCGCCTATTGCCGCGAGCAGGTGCGCCTGATCACCGAATCAGAAGGACCCGAAGAAACGCAAGGGCCGCAGGTACGCTCCAAAGAGATCACGCAGAAACTGGTGGCGCTTGGCAGGCGGCGCGCCGAACATTGGGGATGGGTCAACACCTATACCTATTCAAAGAGCCTGGGTGAGCAACTTATCGCTCGCGAGAAAAAACTGGATTGGTCCATTGTGCGCCCAGCCATTGTTGAAAGCGCCTTGCGGTTCCCCTTTCCCGGCTGGATTGAAGGTGGAAGGACCGCTGCCCCGCTGGTGCTGATGGCCATGGGCGGGCTGAAGCACTGGCCCGTGCGACGCAACACTCCGCTGGAAGTCGTTCCCGTCGACCTGGTCGCGGCGGCGATTCTGGCCGTGGGCGCGCTGCTGCTCGATGGCCGCGCGGACAGCGTCTATCAGCTGGGCACGGCAGACGTGAATCCCATCAAGCTCGGGCCGCTGGTCAATCTTCTGCGGGAGGAAGCTCGAAAGAGGGCCGGCAGGAACGGTACCGGAAGGTTGTCTATTGGCATTGCCGCATCGCGCGGCCGGGCGAAGTTCATTTCTATTGAGCATGCGCGGGCGCGCCGGCAAAAACTTGAGAAGCGCATTCGACGGGCGCAGGCTATGCTCGACCGGATGCACAGCGCCGTGAAACGCGCAGGGCTGCCGGGGAAAGAATCCCTCGCCGGCTGGCAAAGCACGCTTCGCACTTTGGGTTTGCAGGTGCGGTTCCGGGAGCAGACCCTTGACCAGTATCTGCCGTTCATCCTGCACAACCGCTACGTTTTTGAATCGGAAAACATCCGCACCGCCTACCAGAGGCTTTCGGAGAAAGACAGATTGCTGCTGCCCTGGGACCCGGAACAGATCCACTGGAAGAACTACTGGATCCATCATCAGATTGCAGGGATAGAAAAGTGGATCCAGCCGGAGGCCGTAAAGGAGTGGTCATTTAAGATTTGA